The Cellulophaga sp. L1A9 genome window below encodes:
- a CDS encoding DUF3570 domain-containing protein produces the protein MCVFAFAKAHAQTAQEETKAYKKRVLETTEVDFLTSYYSQDGDNAAVSGGIGTEELTDVTGTFIVSIPLNDDDVLTIDAGVSAYTSASSSNVGPFDDGLADPFQASSGASSSDLWANITGSYSHSSDDRNDIWSTKLSISSEYDYFSVGVGGSYTKLFNEKNTEISVNGNVYIDTWNAIYPTELRPFGEGGAGLSDRLFTQNTITGNTNYNPRFAAFDSEGRNSYSVGFGLSQILHKKVQGSLALDFVQQDGLLSTPFQRVYFSDIADSFIDNFQLADAVERLPDSRFKVAAGGRLNWYLNETVTVRTFYRYYFDDWGITSHTASIEVPVKITNKFTLYPSYRFYNQTAADYFNTYESALSTDEFYTSDYDLSEYSANQFGFGVSYTDIFAKAHLWQFGLKSIDLKFYQYDRDTTFSSSIITAGFKFVMD, from the coding sequence ATGTGTGTATTCGCTTTTGCGAAAGCGCACGCTCAAACAGCACAAGAAGAAACGAAAGCTTATAAAAAACGCGTGTTAGAAACTACTGAAGTAGACTTCTTAACAAGTTATTATTCTCAGGATGGTGACAATGCTGCCGTAAGTGGAGGTATAGGTACCGAAGAATTAACAGATGTTACAGGAACCTTCATAGTTTCTATTCCATTAAATGATGACGATGTGCTTACCATTGATGCTGGAGTTTCTGCATATACTTCTGCATCTTCCAGTAATGTAGGACCTTTTGATGATGGTCTTGCAGACCCTTTTCAAGCATCTTCGGGTGCTTCAAGCAGTGATTTATGGGCAAATATAACAGGAAGTTATAGCCATAGCTCAGATGATAGAAACGATATTTGGTCTACTAAGTTATCAATATCTTCGGAGTATGATTATTTTTCTGTGGGAGTTGGTGGTAGTTACACCAAGCTTTTTAATGAAAAAAACACTGAAATAAGTGTAAATGGTAATGTTTACATAGATACTTGGAATGCTATTTATCCTACAGAGTTAAGACCTTTCGGAGAAGGAGGAGCTGGTTTAAGTGATCGTTTGTTTACTCAAAACACCATTACAGGCAATACGAATTATAATCCTAGATTTGCAGCGTTTGATAGTGAAGGCCGTAACTCTTATTCCGTAGGTTTTGGGTTGTCACAGATATTACACAAAAAGGTACAAGGTTCATTAGCATTAGATTTTGTGCAACAAGACGGATTGTTATCAACACCATTCCAGAGAGTTTATTTCAGTGATATAGCAGATTCATTTATTGATAATTTTCAATTGGCCGATGCTGTTGAACGTCTACCCGATTCTAGATTTAAAGTGGCAGCTGGTGGTCGGTTAAATTGGTACCTCAATGAAACCGTTACAGTACGTACTTTTTATCGTTATTATTTTGATGATTGGGGGATTACTTCACATACAGCGAGTATTGAAGTACCGGTTAAAATAACAAATAAGTTTACCTTATATCCATCATACAGGTTCTACAATCAAACAGCAGCAGACTATTTCAATACCTACGAAAGTGCTTTATCTACGGATGAGTTTTATACGTCAGATTATGACCTTTCTGAATACTCAGCGAACCAATTTGGTTTTGGAGTATCCTATACAGATATTTTCGCGAAAGCTCATCTCTGGCAATTTGGCCTTAAAAGTATTGACTTAAAGTTTTATCAATACGATAGAGATACCACTTTTAGTTCTAGTATCATTACGGCGGGCTTCAAGTTTGTCATGGACTAA